From Eptesicus fuscus isolate TK198812 chromosome 13, DD_ASM_mEF_20220401, whole genome shotgun sequence, the proteins below share one genomic window:
- the KCNA4 gene encoding potassium voltage-gated channel subfamily A member 4: MEVAMVSAESSGCNSHMPYGYAAQARARERERLAHTRAAAAAAVAAATAAVEGSGGPGGGSHHHHHHHHQHQHQSRGACTSHDPQSGPRSRRRRRQQPEKKKGHHHRPSSSFPHCADLMPSGSEEKILRELSEEEEDEEDEEEEEEEEEEEEEEGRFYYSDEDRGDEGSYTDLLPQDDGAGGGGGGGGGYSAVRYSDCCERVVINVSGLRFETQMKTLAQFPETLLGDPEKRTRYFDPLRNEYFFDRNRPSFDAILYYYQSGGRLKRPVNVPFDIFTEEVKFYQLGEEALLKFREDEGFVREEEDRALPENEFKKQIWLLFEYPESSGPARGIAIVSVLVILISIVIFCLETLPEFRDDRDLILALSAGGHGGGGGGGGLLNDTSPPHAEGSGHTVFNDPFFIVETVCIVWFSFEFVVRCFACPSQALFFKNIMNIIDIVSILPYFITLGTDLAQQQGGGNGQQQQAMSFAILRIIRLVRVFRIFKLSRHSKGLQILGHTLRASMRELGLLIFFLFIGVILFSSAVYFAEADEPTTHFQSIPDAFWWAVVTMTTVGYGDMKPITVGGKIVGSLCAIAGVLTIALPVPVIVSNFNYFYHRETENEEQTQLTQNAVSCPYIPSNLLKKFRSSTSSSLGDKSEYLEMEEGVKESLCAKEKCQGKGDDSETDKNNCSNVKAVETDV; this comes from the coding sequence ATGGAGGTTGCGATGGTGAGTGCGGAGAGCTCAGGGTGCAACAGTCACATGCCTTACGGGTACgcggcccaggcccgggcccggGAGCGGGAGCGGCTGGCCCACACcagggcagcggcggcggcggcggtggcagcgGCCACGGCTGCCGTGGAAGGCAGCGGGGGTCCCGGAGggggctcccaccaccatcaccaccaccaccaccaacaccaacaCCAGTCTCGGGGGGCCTGCACCTCCCACGACCCCCAGAGCGGCCCACGCAGTCGCAGGAGGCGGCGACAGCAGCCCGAGAAGAAGAAAGGCCACCACCACCGGCCCAGCAGCAGCTTCCCTCACTGCGCGGACCTCATGCCCAGCGGCTCGGAGGAGAAGATCCTGCGGGAGctgagcgaggaggaggaggatgaggaggacgaggaggaggaggaagaagaggaggaggaggaggaagaggaggggaggttTTACTACAGCGACGAGGACCGCGGGGACGAAGGCTCCTACACGGACCTGCTGCCCCAGGATGacggggccggcggcggcggcggcggcggcggcggctacAGCGCCGTGCGCTACAGCGACTGCTGCGAGCGCGTGGTGATCAACGTGTCGGGCCTGCGCTTTGAGACGCAGATGAAAACGCTGGCCCAGTTCCCGGAGACCCTGCTGGGGGACCCCGAGAAGAGGACCCGGTACTTTGACCCTCTGCGCAACGAGTACTTCTTCGACCGGAACAGGCCCAGCTTCGATGCCATCTTGTACTATTACCAGTCCGGGGGCCGCCTGAAGAGGCCGGTCAACGTGCCCTTCGACATCTTCACCGAGGAGGTGAAGTTCTACCAGCTGGGCGAGGAGGCCCTGCTCAAGTTCCGCGAGGACGAGGGCTtcgtgagggaggaggaggaccgGGCCTTGCCGGAGAACGAATTCAAGAAGCAGATCTGGCTCCTCTTCGAGTATCCGGAGAGCTCCGGGCCGGCCCGGGGCATAGCCATCGTCTCCGTCCTGGTCATCCTGATCTCCATTGTCATTTTCTGCCTGGAAACCCTGCCCGAGTTCAGGGACGACCGGGACCTCATCCTGGCTCTGAGCGCGGGCGggcacggcggcggcggcggcggcggcgggctgtTGAATGACACCTCGCCGCCCCACGCCGAGGGCTCAGGGCACACGGTCTTCAACGACCCCTTCTTCATTGTGGAGACGGTGTGCATTGTCTGGTTTTCCTTTGAGTTTGTGGTTCGCTGCTTCGCTTGTCCCAGCCAAGCCCTCTTCTTCAAGAACATCATGAACATCATTGACATTGTCTCCATCTTGCCTTACTTCATCACCCTGGGCACGGACCTGGCCCAGCAGCAGGGCGGCGGCaacgggcagcagcagcaggccatGTCCTTCGCCATCCTCAGGATCATCCGTTTGGTCCGAGTGTTCCGGATCTTCAAGCTCTCCAGGCACTCCAAGGGCCTGCAGATCCTGGGCCACACCCTCCGGGCCAGCATGCGGGAACTGGGCCTGCtgatcttcttcctcttcatcgGGGTCATCCTGTTTTCCAGCGCTGTGTACTTTGCCGAGGCAGATGAGCCTACCACCCATTTCCAAAGCATCCCGGATGCCTTTTGGTGGGCGGTGGTGACCATGACAACTGTGGGCTATGGGGACATGAAGCCCATCACTGTGGGGGGCAAGATCGTGGGGTCCCTGTGTGCCATTGCGGGTGTCTTGACCATTGCTTTGCCAGTGCCAGTGATTGTCTCTAACTTTAACTATTTCTACCACAGAGAGACTGAAAATGAGGAACAGACACAGCTGACCCAGAATGCAGTCAGTTGCCCATACATCCCTTCTAATTTGCTGAAGAAATTTCGGAGCTCCACTTCTTCCTCTCTGGGAGACAAGTCAGAGTATCTAGAGATGGAAGAAGGAGTGAAGGAATCTCTCTGTGCCAAGGAGAAGTGTCAGGGAAAGGGGGATGACAGTGAGACAGACAAAAACAACTGCTCTAACGTGAAGGCTGTGGAGACTGACGTGTGA